The Coffea arabica cultivar ET-39 chromosome 9e, Coffea Arabica ET-39 HiFi, whole genome shotgun sequence genome has a window encoding:
- the LOC113710279 gene encoding lectin-like, producing MGAEWSQDEVSQPTEEHRKETPPCTPQINNNESGAIQKTATELKLPHNHEEILKDADAPVDKSSTEKLYDQLYAGVFLNQKKKKYWIDRTSKRNCFMLYARNLSITWAEDRSCWHWPFIKESSDVTLVAAELLNVCWLEIHGWFNTVNLTPRTLYQVVFVLMLKDPAYGWGIPVNFRLILADGSRQEHKENMMDKPRGKWIEVLAGEFETLPENNGNMECSMYEYEGGGWKRGLVIKGILIRPKD from the exons ATGGGGGCAGAGTGGTCACAAGATGAGGTATCACAGCCTACTGAAGAACACAGAAAGGAAACCCCTCCATGCACTCCACAGATCAACAATAATGAGTCTGGGGCAATTCAGAAGACTGCCACAGAACTTAAGCTTCCTCACAATCACGAAGAGATTCTCAAAGATGCTGATGCACCGGTTGACAAGTCCTCTACTGAGAAGCTCTATGATCAGCTATATGCAGGAGTATTcttaaaccaaaaaaagaag AAGTATTGGATTGATAGGACCTCTAAGAGGAACTGCTTCATGCTATATGCAAGAAATCTTTCAATAACCTGGGCTGAAGACAGATCCTGCTGGCACTGGCCCTTCATAAAAGAATCCAG TGATGTGACTCTAGTTGCTGCAGAGCTGCTGAACGTTTGCTGGCTGGAAATTCATGGGTGGTTCAACACGGTCAATCTCACACCAAGAACTCTCTATCAGGTTGTATTTGTTCTTATGTTAAAAGATCCTGCTTATGGATGGGGAATTCCAGTGAACTTCAGACTCATTCTAGCAGATGGAAGCAGACAGGAACACAAAGAAAATATGATGGACAAACCTAGGGGAAAGTGGATAGAAGTCCTAGCAGGAGAATTTGAGACGTTGCCAGAGAATAATGGGAATATGGAGTGTTCAATGTATGAATATGAGGGTGGGGGGTGGAAGAGAGGACTGGTCATAAAAGGAATTCTCATTCGACCAAAAGACTGA
- the LOC113710280 gene encoding protein PHLOEM PROTEIN 2-LIKE A2-like, which yields MEIGQRNDYISPHWKRDPSFIEGPDSAGSFSIPVRALNIAWGRDHRYWRLITLGEDENRSVGFEEAVLLDQVNWFEVTGMLDIPCLNLAVHTTYRLYYVVKFLPGAFGWHTADVKFMVKFKNTQEIMSTELIILETYKKQPDQWHEIPGGKPFVVNNEVLITTVEFGMFEVETDWWKGGMVLGGVKVKPDNPPATELQ from the exons ATGGAGATTGGGCAAAGAAACGACTATATCAGTCCTCACTGGAAAAGG GATCCGTCTTTCATAGAAGGGCCAGATTCTGCAGGATCATTTAGTATTCCGGTCCGAGCTTTGAACATCGCATGGGGAAGAGACCATCGTTACTGGCGATTGATTACGCTTGGCGAAGACGAAAATAG GTCAGTTGGCTTTGAGGAAGCTGTATTACTCGATCAAGTGAACTGGTTTGAAGTGACTGGAATGTTGGACATTCCATGCTTGAACTTGGCCGTGCACACCACCTATAGACTATACTATGTAGTAAAGTTCTTGCCTGGTGCATTTGGGTGGCATACGGCCGATGTCAAATTCATGGTGAAGTTCAAAAATACTCAGGAGATCATGTCTACTGAGCTCATCATACTGGAGACCTACAAGAAGCAACCTGATCAGTGGCATGAGATACCTGGTGGTAAACCCTTTGTTGTTAACAATGAAGTTCTAATCACTACTGTTGAGTTTGGAATGTTTGAAGTGGAAACTGATTGGTGGAAGGGTGGCATGGTACTTGGAGGGGTCAAAGTTAAACCAGACAACCCTCCTGCCACAGAGCTGCAATAA